One part of the [Pantoea] beijingensis genome encodes these proteins:
- the phnN gene encoding ribose 1,5-bisphosphokinase: protein MARLIWLMGASGSGKDSLLTALREQAPEGILVAHRYITRPANAGGENHVALSEVEFLRRRAKGLFALDWQAHQHYYALGIEVDLWLEQGMDVVVNGSRQQLTAACQRYDGRILPICLQVSLPVLEQRLRQRGRESEGEIAQRLARAQEALPDRCLRLANDGALTQTLSQFRALLEREACN from the coding sequence ATGGCGCGCCTCATTTGGCTGATGGGCGCCTCCGGATCGGGTAAAGATAGCCTGCTGACGGCGCTGCGTGAACAGGCTCCGGAGGGGATTCTGGTGGCACACCGCTACATTACTCGTCCGGCTAATGCGGGGGGAGAGAACCATGTTGCGCTAAGTGAGGTGGAGTTTTTGCGCCGACGCGCGAAAGGGCTGTTTGCGCTTGACTGGCAGGCACATCAGCACTATTACGCGCTGGGGATTGAAGTTGATCTCTGGCTGGAACAGGGAATGGATGTGGTGGTTAATGGCTCCCGGCAGCAGCTCACCGCTGCGTGTCAGCGCTATGACGGCCGTATCCTGCCCATTTGCCTGCAGGTGTCTTTACCGGTACTGGAACAGCGCCTGCGGCAGCGTGGACGGGAAAGCGAAGGCGAAATTGCCCAGCGGCTGGCGCGGGCGCAGGAAGCACTGCCAGACCGTTGTTTGCGGCTGGCTAACGATGGTGCTCTTACGCAGACGTTAAGCCAGTTCCGCGCACTGCTGGAGCGTGAAGCATGCAACTGA
- the phnG gene encoding phosphonate C-P lyase system protein PhnG, producing the protein MDALKARQHWLSVLAHSAADRLEYYWNALNLQPGYDVLRAPETGLTRLQARMGATGKRFIVGDVTVTRAVVRLTDGTCGYSYITGRDKLHAERCAVIDALLQQRENGALLHDNLITPLAAERAEQQQQRAREVASSRVDFFTLVRGDNA; encoded by the coding sequence ATGGACGCGTTAAAAGCACGTCAACATTGGCTTTCGGTACTGGCACACAGCGCCGCCGATCGGCTGGAATACTACTGGAATGCACTTAATCTACAGCCAGGTTATGACGTATTACGTGCGCCTGAAACCGGTTTAACCCGGCTACAGGCGCGGATGGGTGCTACCGGAAAACGCTTTATTGTGGGTGATGTTACCGTCACACGGGCAGTGGTGCGGCTGACGGATGGCACCTGTGGCTACAGCTATATTACTGGCCGGGACAAATTACACGCCGAGCGCTGTGCCGTTATTGATGCACTGCTGCAACAGCGAGAGAACGGGGCTTTGTTGCACGATAACCTGATTACGCCACTGGCAGCGGAGCGCGCGGAGCAACAGCAGCAGCGCGCACGTGAAGTCGCCAGCAGTCGCGTGGATTTCTTTACTTTGGTACGCGGAGATAATGCATGA
- the phnK gene encoding phosphonate C-P lyase system protein PhnK has translation MISEQPLLAVNNLTHLYAPGKGFDDVSFELYPGEVLGIVGESGSGKTTLLQAISARLTPQHGNILYQGNDLYALSESERRRLLRTEWGVVHQHPLDGLRPQVSAGGNIGERLMAVGQRHYGEIRQQASKWLQDVEIPVSRIDDLPVTFSGGMQQRLQIARNLVTHPKLVFMDEPTGGLDVSVQARLLDLLRTLVRELNLAVVIVTHDLGVARLLAHRLLVMKQGQVVESGLTDRVLDDPHHPYTQLLVSSILS, from the coding sequence ATGATCAGTGAACAACCGCTGCTGGCGGTAAATAACCTGACGCATCTTTATGCACCGGGTAAAGGTTTTGATGACGTGTCATTTGAACTCTATCCCGGGGAAGTCCTGGGGATTGTGGGCGAATCCGGATCCGGTAAGACCACCTTATTACAGGCGATTTCGGCGCGGTTAACACCACAGCACGGCAACATTCTTTATCAGGGTAATGATCTGTACGCGTTAAGTGAAAGTGAGCGTCGTCGCCTGTTGCGTACCGAATGGGGCGTGGTGCACCAGCATCCGCTTGATGGGCTGCGTCCGCAGGTTTCCGCCGGCGGGAATATCGGCGAACGCCTGATGGCCGTCGGCCAGCGCCATTATGGTGAAATCCGCCAGCAGGCCAGTAAGTGGTTACAGGATGTAGAGATACCGGTGTCGCGCATTGATGATTTACCGGTGACCTTTTCTGGCGGTATGCAGCAGCGTTTACAAATCGCCCGCAATCTGGTGACGCATCCTAAATTGGTGTTTATGGATGAACCGACGGGCGGGCTGGACGTTTCCGTACAGGCGCGCCTGCTCGATCTGCTGCGCACGCTGGTTCGGGAGCTTAATCTGGCGGTGGTGATTGTCACCCACGATTTGGGCGTTGCCCGGCTGTTGGCACACCGTTTGCTGGTCATGAAGCAAGGCCAGGTGGTGGAGAGTGGATTAACCGACAGGGTGCTGGACGATCCGCATCATCCCTACACCCAACTTCTTGTCTCTTCGATTTTGAGTTAA
- a CDS encoding oxidoreductase gives MVAEKRPVWFITGCSTGFGRELAQQVIAQGFNVVVTARDTTKIADLVAGHESNAIALSLDVTDSANIDVAVKAALAKFGTVDVLVNNAGYGYQSSAEEGDEAEIRAQFDANVFGLFAMTRALLPTMRKARYGHVINITSVAGFIGFPGSSYYAASKHAVEGWSDALAAEGAPLGIHVTCVEPGPFRTDWAGRSMRRTENTLADYAETAAARMNNTAKISGKQPGDPARAAQAMIAITQRDNPPRHLVMGAFGFQAVTSKLKERLAEIEAWKETTLGTDFPDAS, from the coding sequence ATGGTTGCAGAAAAACGCCCCGTCTGGTTCATAACCGGATGCTCGACCGGGTTTGGCCGCGAGCTGGCGCAGCAGGTCATTGCACAGGGATTTAATGTTGTTGTGACTGCCAGAGATACAACGAAAATCGCTGATCTGGTCGCAGGGCATGAGTCCAATGCGATTGCACTGTCGCTGGATGTGACCGACAGCGCGAATATCGATGTTGCCGTTAAAGCGGCGCTGGCAAAATTCGGTACCGTTGATGTGCTGGTCAATAACGCCGGCTATGGTTACCAAAGCTCGGCAGAGGAAGGGGATGAAGCGGAAATTCGTGCCCAGTTTGATGCCAACGTCTTCGGGCTGTTTGCAATGACGCGCGCGCTACTGCCGACGATGCGTAAAGCGCGTTATGGACATGTCATTAATATCACCTCGGTTGCCGGTTTTATTGGTTTCCCGGGATCCAGTTACTATGCGGCCAGCAAGCATGCTGTTGAAGGTTGGTCGGATGCGCTGGCTGCCGAAGGCGCGCCGCTGGGTATCCATGTCACCTGCGTTGAGCCAGGTCCGTTTCGTACCGACTGGGCGGGTCGCTCTATGCGTCGGACGGAAAACACCCTTGCAGACTATGCTGAAACCGCAGCGGCTCGGATGAACAACACCGCGAAGATCAGTGGTAAGCAACCAGGCGATCCTGCGCGTGCAGCACAGGCTATGATTGCCATCACGCAGCGAGATAACCCGCCACGGCATTTGGTGATGGGCGCTTTCGGTTTTCAGGCGGTGACCAGCAAACTGAAAGAACGTCTGGCGGAAATTGAGGCATGGAAGGAAACCACTCTCGGCACGGATTTCCCTGACGCCAGCTAA
- a CDS encoding carbon-phosphorus lyase complex subunit PhnI — translation MYVAVKGGEKAIANAHQLQHDLRRGDRQQAELECQQIDRQLGLAVDRVMTEGGIHDRQLAALAIKQASGDLVEAIFLLRAYRTTLPRLADSLPLDTTVMRLERRISAVYKDLPGGQVLGPTYDYTHRLLDFTLLANGETPAAPRAEQPLEEHCAHVFDMMTREGLAAQELDDGSEPLDITREPPEYPAPRSARLQQLVRGDEGFLLALGYSTQRGYGRTHPFAAEIRTGYVTVEIAPEELGFPFEIGEILLTECEMVNGFTVPGDEAPHFTRGYGLVFGRSERKAMAMALVDRALQADQYQERVTSPAQDEEFVLAHADNVEAAGFVSHLKLPHYVDFQAELELLKRLRQEYQEQRNA, via the coding sequence ATGTACGTTGCCGTTAAAGGGGGAGAAAAGGCCATCGCCAATGCGCACCAGTTGCAGCATGACCTGCGCCGGGGGGACCGCCAACAGGCCGAGTTGGAGTGCCAGCAAATCGATCGGCAGCTTGGGTTAGCTGTGGATCGCGTGATGACGGAAGGCGGCATCCATGACCGCCAACTCGCTGCGCTGGCAATCAAGCAGGCGAGCGGCGATTTAGTCGAGGCGATTTTCCTGCTGCGTGCCTATCGCACTACGTTGCCTCGGCTGGCGGATAGCTTGCCGCTTGATACCACGGTGATGCGGCTTGAACGCCGGATCTCGGCGGTTTACAAAGATCTGCCCGGTGGGCAGGTGCTCGGACCAACCTACGATTATACCCACCGCCTACTGGATTTTACCCTGTTGGCTAACGGTGAAACGCCTGCCGCACCACGTGCAGAACAGCCGCTTGAGGAACACTGTGCGCACGTGTTCGATATGATGACCCGTGAAGGACTGGCAGCACAGGAGCTTGATGACGGCAGCGAACCGCTGGATATCACTCGCGAGCCACCTGAATATCCCGCTCCCCGCTCTGCGCGCCTACAGCAACTGGTGCGTGGTGACGAAGGTTTCTTACTGGCGTTGGGGTACTCGACGCAGCGCGGCTACGGGCGTACCCATCCGTTTGCCGCTGAAATTCGCACCGGTTATGTCACGGTAGAGATTGCGCCTGAAGAGCTGGGTTTTCCGTTTGAGATCGGTGAAATTTTGCTGACCGAGTGTGAAATGGTCAATGGATTTACCGTTCCCGGCGATGAGGCACCGCATTTCACACGCGGTTATGGTCTGGTCTTCGGACGTTCGGAGCGTAAAGCGATGGCGATGGCGCTGGTAGATCGTGCGCTGCAGGCAGATCAATACCAGGAGCGCGTCACCAGCCCGGCACAGGACGAAGAGTTTGTCCTGGCGCATGCCGATAACGTGGAGGCGGCGGGTTTTGTCTCTCACCTGAAGCTGCCGCATTACGTCGATTTTCAGGCGGAACTGGAACTGTTGAAACGGTTACGCCAGGAGTATCAGGAGCAGAGAAATGCATGA
- the phnF gene encoding phosphonate metabolism transcriptional regulator PhnF — MNISRHPTTVYQAVAAQLEEELRKGYRCGDYLPSEQQLATRYAVNRHTLRRAVDELVNKGLLQRRHGVGILVLMRPYDYPLHTQARFSQNLLEQGSHPTSEKLMGVLRPASSDVAMALACNEGANVIHLRTLRRVNGVVVCVINHYFSDLSWWPQLQQFHSGSLHDFIHQHLNHQLTRRQTRISARRAQAKESKLLEVGLQSPLLCVRTLNSREDGSMAEYSVSLTRADMIELTLEH; from the coding sequence ATGAACATATCCAGACATCCGACCACTGTTTACCAGGCCGTCGCGGCGCAATTAGAAGAGGAGCTGCGTAAGGGCTACCGCTGTGGCGATTATTTACCCTCGGAACAACAACTGGCGACGCGTTATGCGGTAAATCGCCATACGCTGCGCCGTGCAGTCGATGAACTGGTTAATAAAGGGTTACTGCAACGTCGTCACGGGGTGGGCATTTTGGTACTGATGCGCCCTTACGATTATCCACTGCATACCCAGGCACGCTTTAGCCAGAATCTGTTGGAGCAGGGGAGTCACCCGACCAGCGAGAAACTAATGGGCGTGCTGCGTCCGGCGAGTAGCGATGTGGCGATGGCGCTTGCCTGTAATGAAGGGGCAAATGTCATTCATCTGCGCACGCTACGCCGTGTGAATGGTGTGGTGGTGTGTGTCATTAATCATTACTTCTCCGATCTCAGCTGGTGGCCGCAGTTGCAACAGTTTCACAGCGGTTCCCTTCACGATTTCATTCATCAACATCTCAATCATCAGCTGACGCGTCGGCAAACCCGGATCAGTGCGCGCCGGGCACAGGCAAAAGAGAGCAAGTTACTGGAAGTCGGCTTGCAATCACCGCTGTTGTGCGTACGTACGCTGAACAGCAGGGAAGATGGCAGCATGGCGGAATACTCCGTCAGCCTGACGCGTGCCGATATGATTGAACTGACGCTGGAGCATTAA
- a CDS encoding alpha-D-ribose 1-methylphosphonate 5-phosphate C-P-lyase PhnJ — MHELSGYNPGYLDEQTKRIIRRAILKAVAIPGFQVPFGGREMPMPYGWGTGGIQLTSSIIGEHDVLKVIDQGADDTTNAVSIRQFFQRVSGAATTERTVDATLIQTRHRIPETPLTEDQILIYQVPIPEPLRFIEPRETETRKMHALEEYGIMQVKLYEDIAHYGHIATTYAYPVKVNDRYVMDPSPIPKFDNPKMHMMPALQLFGAGREKRIYALPPFCKVESLDFDDHPFSVQQWDEPCALCGSRQSYLDEVVMDDNGTRMFVCSDTDFCHQQQEKNHDQ; from the coding sequence ATGCATGAACTGAGCGGTTATAACCCCGGCTACCTTGACGAACAGACCAAGCGAATAATTCGCCGTGCAATCCTGAAAGCGGTAGCAATACCCGGTTTTCAGGTACCATTTGGTGGACGGGAAATGCCGATGCCTTACGGCTGGGGGACGGGCGGTATCCAACTTACCTCCAGCATTATCGGCGAACATGACGTACTGAAAGTGATCGATCAAGGGGCGGATGACACCACCAATGCGGTATCAATACGCCAGTTCTTCCAGCGCGTCAGCGGTGCCGCGACGACCGAACGTACGGTGGATGCGACTCTGATTCAGACGCGACATCGTATTCCGGAAACGCCGCTGACGGAAGATCAGATCCTGATTTATCAGGTGCCGATCCCGGAGCCGCTGCGCTTTATTGAACCGCGTGAAACCGAAACGCGAAAAATGCACGCGCTGGAGGAGTACGGCATCATGCAGGTGAAACTGTATGAAGACATTGCTCACTATGGTCATATCGCAACCACCTACGCTTATCCGGTAAAGGTGAACGATCGCTACGTGATGGACCCTTCACCAATCCCTAAATTTGATAATCCCAAAATGCACATGATGCCCGCGCTTCAGTTGTTTGGGGCTGGTCGTGAGAAACGCATTTATGCATTACCACCGTTCTGTAAGGTGGAAAGCCTCGATTTTGACGATCATCCCTTTAGCGTGCAGCAGTGGGATGAGCCTTGTGCTCTGTGCGGATCACGCCAAAGTTACCTTGATGAAGTGGTGATGGATGACAACGGCACCCGTATGTTTGTCTGCTCCGACACCGATTTTTGCCATCAGCAGCAGGAAAAAAATCATGATCAGTGA
- the phnL gene encoding phosphonate C-P lyase system protein PhnL has protein sequence MNTQLRVENLCKTFVLHNQHGAELPVLQQASFEVAAGECVVLDGHSGSGKSTLLRSLYANYQPNSGHIWLQHQQQWVDLACASARQILAIRRETIGWVSQFLRVIPRISTLEVVMQPLLERGVERSLCEVRARQLLTRLNVPQRLWSLAPSTFSGGEQQRVNIARGFIADYPILLLDEPTASLDSTNSAAVVELIEEARTRGAAIVGIFHDKAVRDRVADRLYVMSPVAQGAEA, from the coding sequence ATGAACACACAGCTTCGCGTTGAGAATCTCTGTAAAACTTTTGTATTACACAATCAGCATGGTGCCGAATTACCGGTACTGCAGCAGGCCAGTTTTGAGGTGGCCGCGGGGGAATGCGTGGTGCTGGATGGCCATTCCGGTAGCGGAAAATCGACACTTTTGCGTTCGCTATATGCCAACTACCAGCCTAACAGTGGGCATATCTGGCTGCAACATCAGCAACAGTGGGTCGATCTGGCATGTGCCTCTGCCCGCCAGATCCTGGCGATACGACGTGAAACCATTGGCTGGGTAAGTCAATTTCTGCGGGTGATCCCACGTATTTCGACGCTGGAAGTGGTGATGCAGCCGCTGCTGGAACGTGGCGTAGAGCGCAGCCTGTGTGAAGTCCGGGCCCGACAGTTATTGACCCGACTTAATGTACCGCAGCGGTTGTGGTCCCTGGCACCGTCAACGTTCTCCGGTGGTGAGCAGCAGCGCGTCAATATTGCTCGCGGTTTTATTGCAGATTATCCCATTCTGCTGCTGGATGAGCCGACCGCATCGCTCGACAGCACAAACAGCGCGGCGGTGGTTGAACTGATTGAAGAAGCGCGCACGCGCGGTGCGGCTATTGTTGGCATTTTCCATGATAAAGCGGTGCGCGATCGCGTTGCCGACCGTCTGTATGTAATGAGCCCGGTGGCTCAAGGGGCAGAGGCATGA
- the phnM gene encoding alpha-D-ribose 1-methylphosphonate 5-triphosphate diphosphatase, with the protein MIINNVQLVLENEVLHGSLEIQDGVIRSFSDSISRLPGSLDGEGGYLLPGLVELHTDNLDKFFTPRPKVDWPAHSAMSSHDALMVANGITTVLDAIAVGDVRDGGHRLDNLTKMINAITSSQKNGLNRAEHRLHLRCELPYDDTLPLFEQLMDIPELSLVSLMDHSPGQRQYVSREKYRDYYQGKYQLNDVEMAQFEEQQLTLAARWSQPNRLAIAAHCRRKNIALASHDDALDTHVDESHAIGSVIAEFPTTEIAARRSRELGLQVLMGAPNIVRGGSHSGNVAAHRLAQLELLDILSSDYYPASLLDAAFRIAQDETNRYDLPRAVRLVTANPARALGLHDRGIIAEGKRADLVLAHTTYGHAHIRHVWAQGRAVY; encoded by the coding sequence ATGATTATCAATAATGTGCAGTTGGTACTGGAAAACGAAGTATTGCACGGTTCGCTGGAAATTCAGGATGGCGTAATCCGCAGTTTTTCTGATTCGATTAGTCGTCTGCCGGGTTCGCTCGATGGCGAAGGTGGCTATCTGCTGCCCGGGCTGGTTGAGCTGCATACCGACAACCTTGATAAATTTTTTACGCCACGGCCTAAAGTGGACTGGCCCGCGCACTCAGCAATGAGCAGCCACGATGCGTTGATGGTGGCCAACGGTATCACGACGGTGCTGGATGCCATTGCCGTGGGGGATGTGCGTGACGGTGGACATCGTCTGGACAACCTTACCAAAATGATTAACGCCATTACCAGCAGCCAGAAAAACGGATTGAACCGCGCGGAACATCGGCTTCATTTGCGCTGCGAATTGCCCTATGACGATACGTTACCTCTGTTCGAACAATTAATGGATATCCCTGAGTTGTCGCTGGTGTCACTGATGGACCATTCGCCGGGACAGCGCCAGTATGTGTCGCGCGAGAAATACCGTGATTACTATCAGGGAAAATATCAGTTGAACGATGTGGAGATGGCGCAGTTTGAAGAGCAGCAACTGACGCTGGCGGCGCGCTGGTCTCAGCCCAACCGGCTGGCGATTGCAGCACACTGCCGCCGAAAAAATATCGCGCTGGCGAGCCACGATGATGCGCTGGATACCCACGTCGATGAGTCACACGCGATTGGCAGCGTAATTGCGGAGTTTCCTACCACTGAAATCGCCGCCCGTCGCTCGCGGGAATTGGGGCTACAGGTGTTGATGGGCGCACCGAATATCGTACGTGGTGGATCGCATTCCGGTAACGTCGCCGCGCATCGGCTGGCACAGCTGGAACTGTTGGATATCCTCTCTTCTGATTACTATCCGGCCAGCCTGCTGGATGCGGCGTTCCGTATTGCGCAGGATGAAACGAATCGCTACGACTTGCCACGTGCCGTACGACTGGTTACCGCTAATCCAGCGCGGGCTTTGGGGTTACACGATCGCGGCATTATTGCTGAAGGTAAGCGGGCCGATCTGGTGCTGGCGCATACCACTTATGGACATGCGCATATTCGCCACGTTTGGGCACAGGGACGGGCTGTTTACTGA
- the phnH gene encoding phosphonate C-P lyase system protein PhnH — protein MTLLASFNRPVADSQHAFRRILKAMSEPGVIVSLPLQHGWGALSPAATAVLLTLVDRETPLWLDDALSDESLLANLRFHTGASLSEGGNAAFALLSAASDVDPMIFACGDNLSPEKSTTVIIEVPSLNGGLTLRLRGPGLMETRAIAPQLPERWLAYLRQRPTIFPQGIDLMFTCGTALMALPRTTQVEVC, from the coding sequence ATGACTTTACTGGCCAGCTTTAACCGTCCGGTGGCTGATTCACAGCACGCCTTTCGCCGCATCCTCAAAGCGATGAGCGAGCCGGGCGTAATTGTATCACTGCCGCTACAGCACGGCTGGGGCGCCTTGTCACCAGCGGCAACCGCGGTACTGCTAACGCTTGTCGATCGTGAAACGCCGCTGTGGCTGGACGATGCGCTGAGCGATGAGTCACTGCTTGCGAATCTGCGTTTTCATACCGGCGCGTCGCTTAGCGAAGGGGGAAATGCAGCATTTGCGCTGTTATCCGCGGCTTCCGATGTCGATCCGATGATATTCGCCTGTGGCGATAACCTCTCACCGGAGAAAAGTACCACGGTGATTATTGAGGTGCCTTCGCTGAATGGCGGCTTGACACTGCGCCTGCGTGGTCCCGGCTTGATGGAAACGCGCGCTATCGCTCCTCAACTTCCTGAGCGCTGGCTGGCGTATTTGCGTCAGCGCCCAACGATATTCCCTCAGGGCATCGATCTTATGTTTACCTGTGGCACCGCGCTGATGGCGCTGCCGCGTACCACCCAAGTGGAGGTTTGCTGA